A stretch of DNA from Glycine max cultivar Williams 82 chromosome 18, Glycine_max_v4.0, whole genome shotgun sequence:
ATAAGACTAGTTggatggttaaaaaaaataaaaagattacatatttaattctttctactaataaaatctaacatttgtccataaaaaaatctattatttcttttctgcatcttttatctttctctatTATTTCCACTCTAATCCACCCAGTAGAGGCGTTTATTATAAGTCGTCGTCGGATTCTATATATATGAGCTTGTTGTACTTTGTTTTAGCTAGTGCTAATATAAGTTAGAATTGATATATGAACGTCAGCACCGTGGTTGATTCAAGTTTACGGTTttcagaagaaagaaaaatatagatagaaatttattcaaaacaaaattatatgaaaCCTATAAACACGTGTGACTCGCTTTAGATGAAAATCCATCTTATATACTTGTCTATGAAGAATTATATCCACTAAAATCGGGAAGTCATAGTACCAAGTGCCAACTAATCATGTCTGAACTCTAAAGTGGACTAGTCATACAAACACGGGGGGTGGGGGGTATTAAAGTTAAATGGAACTTTTGTACTATATGTAAATAGTCAGACAAACACAATGGCAAGTGCATGccgttaatataataatatataggtAGATAACAACTTTCCAATATTATATAGACACGAGTAGCACGAGTCCTCGATTAATTGACATTAGAATATGGATGAGGAAGGACACCAAGTGATAAACATTGAGAgagattttttttgaaattttttgaattacacataaaataaaaaagaaacaattaaagttaaaaacaattaattttaataaaattaaatttatattatcaaatataattactatatataaattattcttaaatataaagtTTATATCAAAACATATCTTATAgcgaaaaaaatcattaaaaatatttcctgATACACAAAGTAATAATGTTTTCCAATTTGTCTATTTGGAAAAGACACAGCAGTAAATCAAAAGGATGCTATCCATTTCTTTTTCAACTTTGTGCCACGAAGTGTACGAGGTTCtggcaattaaaaataatctccGAAGTAATTGAACATTTCGTGAGAGAAGTATTGGGTTGGTTTGAGCGctacaatttaaatttgaaatatatatatatatatatatatacatatatatatatatatgttaaatgtataactatttttttaattttgtcaaaGTGTTAGGTGGAGTGaaatactattttttcttttaatcttctgatttattaggaagaaattttttttgactaatctaatttaatcaataattatttttattaaagattaaatttaaatattatctaaataatttaacattaactTTAATACATTAATTAGTTGTGTTTAATGAATAATAGAGAGATATATTTGTATTCATATAAATATTGATACGAAGCTAAAACATTGCTTCACCAACTAGTCATTAAAGAGCTTCTGTGCGCTCGATCCAGCTTTCTGCCTTCTGCCTTACTACTCATAAAACTTTAGTTAAATGAATGATTTTTAGtttgtaatgaaaaataaatgattttctgAAATCTTTAAAATGTGGCAATAAAGAAgggaaaaaagaatgaaaaaagtaGGAGAAAACTATATAAAGAAACtacaaaataaatgtaaaaatagaGGTATAAAAAAAGGATCAAATGAAGAAAGACATTATAAAATGGGTAATGAAACTGGGGGTTTGAATTGCAGTTATGATATGCTTAGATAGTTTGTTGGGTGGAGAAACAataaagagaggaagaaaaaacatgaataataatattttatttaattagagagaaagtagaaaaaaaataaattaacttcaacatacaaaaatccattttttgttttattttttcaatttttccttattaattttttcctttttagtaTTTCTTTATCCAACCAAACCGACCATTGATGTTAACAGGCAGTCGCCAGTCATCATTCACTAAGATCAGTATTCAGTACTACTcagtattatataatatatgaattaCTCACCAGATGGACAAGGCATCGACCGAAACCTCTGCATTCTTTAAATATCCAGCGAAGAGGATGAGGGCCATAAAATACCACACTTCAAGGCTGCACATGATTTTTCAaccaaatagaaaaatattttattaaatcaatatttaagttattaaaaataaaaatctttactAAATTAAACActtattaaatatgtatttatcaTATCAGTAATAAATGTTTATGTATAActtattttacaattaaaaaataaactaaacttatttttatataaattataaattgttttcATAAATTCTTCTAAAAGTTCACCATCTCAAAAGATaagtttaaaatcaatattaaaataacttaaaagaaGACACTTATTTGAGAGGAAGGAAGTACTATTTATATTACATCTTTAAttctattaattttcttatgcgaatattattaatatttgttcttaaaatattatttaagaaaataaaaattataaaaaatttacatatattacactgaaaatataaaatgaatcatatattattaatttttcaagaaACATTTGTTTcaaagtattataaaaaaattcaagaaaagcCGAACATGACAATatcacatatttatatttaattcaagttttgaaaaaatatttccaaaaattgtttattgtttcttataaatataaaatctgtatatttaacttgtttttaatttccatAATGACACGTGGATATATCTTATATTCTCATTATGATTGAAGTTACATTTTAGCAGGATACCCAGTAGTTCAGATCTACTCGTGATTCAATATGATCCCATTCCATTGTATTGGATTAGATGTTTTAAATGTTTGCATCATAAATAAACTGtataacatgttttattttttgaatccgACAGAAttcatatcatataattaaattattactgtatataaattaattattaaatataaaatacattaatttttagttcatatatatagtttattaaataaaattacttatgattttcttaaattattatttttatttctgttttgattttgtttatattttcttatgttaacagaatatcttatttatatttaaagtaaaaatcttgtattaacattaaaattgttaattcTATTAGTTAAATATTgttataatttgatttcttttgaatacatttattcattatattcttactaaattttataaaaaacaaattatagttctaaatattttatttttgtcaaataaaaaatatctttttaaatatttagacCCAATTAAATTAACCCATTTATGTTTTGGTTAGATTGgactcaatttttataaaaaattatacaaatccAATCCAATCAAACTTGTAAAATTTTGATTATACCCGTTCTAACCCAACCTTATAACACGTACTTTTTAGAATAATACCActttacaatttattatttaacacttatttctttattttctgaatttttaattatatatactttttaagaaaatattaaatgtaaacTAAACATCtttgtaaaaagaatatttttaggcataattattttttgaaaatatgatttctggatatataatataatattttaaaacaagccTCCGGcgagtaaataaaaaattattataacactatttaaaatgattttaatttaattcataaaaagtaatattaaaatactataagagaatttaaaataatttaaataagaaaaggaaagaaaaagaaaagaagaagataattaaCCAGAGCATGACAGCAGAGGCAAGAGAGAGACGAACAAAGCCCCAAAGATTGTGAAAGGCTTTGAAGGTAAAGCCAGACCAGGCCTCCCCGCAGGCCCCACCCATTATATAAACGAGCTGCGCAAGGTCGATGAACCACCACGACGCGTTCAGCACCACGGCAGCGCCGACGAGCCCCCACCGGAGCTTCAGCATGAGCAGCCAGCTGAACACGGTGTGCAGCACCAGCGCCGCCGCCGCAATCCACGCCATCACCATGATCCTGCTCTGCGCCTGCAGGAACTTCTGCGCCGGGTAGTTCACCGCGTACGCGAACAGCTGCGGGATCATCCACACCGCGAAATCCCCCGCCGCCGCCGAAATCGCCTCCGTCTGCCCTATCGCCCGCAGCAGCGGCGCCGCGAAGATGTAGAGGAGCGTCAGCAGGATCGCGGTGGCGTTCAGGATCACCCACGAGCGCTGCATGTACACGCCCAGCATGTGCACTTGCCCCGCTCCGTACGCTTGTCCACATAGCGTTTCCAACGCGCTTCCCATTCCAAACTGCGCGCAAAGTCCACAAGTGAGTAATAAGTAGTTTAATTTAATCAGGTGTTAAGGGTCTATTTTAGATATAAGGTATAAATGTTTTTGAGAATTCTTCTATTCATCActaaaaattcacttattaattataataactaaaatagataatagataagtttataaactaaaccctaaataaataattaaactttagaTATATTATCATAATTCTAAATTTCAGTTGAATCATGGTTGTGGTTTTGTCGCTGACATTTGACATTGGGAGTCAAATTGCAATGGTTCAAATTAAAACACTTTAGGTAGTTTTGAAAATTCAAGAATCAATTATATGGGTATGTAAAGTATAGGATTTTAAATACAGACGCAATTGCAGTTGTCATGAATTACAGTCATAATATATTCGTTTGACCTCTATAATACAATTTTATACTtagaaattacttattttatatacattttattttgtttttaatatctGTCATTCAAAATTAAAGACTAAATGAAAAAGTGTACGCATAAGTacatataaaagttaaaaaagtgtGTATGTGTAGAATTAAAACTTAGAAATTGTACGTGTGAAGAGACCAAATGAGTATATGTGTATAACCCGGTGAGATTACGTACAGTGATGCCAAGGCAGAAGCCGGCGATGACGGAGTTTTCAATGGAGATGGCGGCGAGGGCGAGGGTGCTGACGTGGCCGGAGAAGACTTGGGTGACGGCGCCGAGGGAGTACTGGCAGACGGAGGTGAAGATGGCGGGGCCGGCGAGGTACCAGAGCTTCTTCGACTCGGCGAAGAACTCTCTGGCGAAGTCGCCGGCGCCGGCGATCGGAGCGATGTCATCGGATTTCGCCGTGAAGACGACGGCGGGGTCCGGTGTGTGGTGTCGCGGCGTGAGAAGT
This window harbors:
- the LOC100783627 gene encoding protein DETOXIFICATION 29, with the protein product MEDHEDHTHPLLTPRHHTPDPAVVFTAKSDDIAPIAGAGDFAREFFAESKKLWYLAGPAIFTSVCQYSLGAVTQVFSGHVSTLALAAISIENSVIAGFCLGITFGMGSALETLCGQAYGAGQVHMLGVYMQRSWVILNATAILLTLLYIFAAPLLRAIGQTEAISAAAGDFAVWMIPQLFAYAVNYPAQKFLQAQSRIMVMAWIAAAALVLHTVFSWLLMLKLRWGLVGAAVVLNASWWFIDLAQLVYIMGGACGEAWSGFTFKAFHNLWGFVRLSLASAVMLCLEVWYFMALILFAGYLKNAEVSVDALSICMNILGWTIMVSFGMNAAVSVRVSNELGACHPRTAKFSLLVAVITSTLIGVMLSMVLIIFRNQYPFLFSNDSEVRKIVVELTPMLALCIVINNVQPVLSGVAVGAGWQAVVAYVNIACYYFFGIPLGLILGYKLDKGVMGIWSGMLLGTILQTCVLFFMVYRTDWNKEASLAEDRIKQWGGHEDSKTHAIAKNDQET